In Ascochyta rabiei chromosome 18, complete sequence, one DNA window encodes the following:
- a CDS encoding Cochaperone protein, whose amino-acid sequence MDAARKGEAALSASNYEEAIQHFTDALKSNPAAVKYYINRATAYQRTQKYQEALVDAEIAVVLAHKRATRELIKDAQFRRAQQLFFLERYADAEYVLEIVRKLDEKEKTLPIWSMKVAKKLQDIPEDDERRKVTVKNVPDVEVPSAPKETATTKRTETPAAAPKPVVPTPANKIKDDWYQSNDTVTVNILAKGAPKDKVTVDFDKDSLSVSFPVEDSSAEYSFNVDPLYAPIDPTQSKFRVTPNKIEITLKKAVQGVKWHKLEGDRTVEATESSKDTIPHHILSGKPAQDSGPAYPTSSKSGVKNWDKLAAEDLDDKDEIEGDETSHFFKKLYSGATSEQQRAMMKSYQESGGTVLSTDWNNVGSKTVVPEPPEGMEARKY is encoded by the coding sequence ATGGACGCCGCTCGCAAAGGCGAAGCTGCGCTCAGCGCCAGCAATTACGAAGAAGCGATTCAGCACTTCACCGACGCTCTCAAATCGAACCCGGCCGCCGTCAAGTACTACATCAACCGCGCCACAGCTTACCAGCGCACACAAAAGTACCAAGAAGCACTTGTCGACGCCGAAATCGCTGTTGTCCTCGCCCACAAACGCGCTACCCGTGAGCTCATCAAAGACGCGCAATTCCGCCGCGCCCAGCAGCTGTTCTTCCTCGAACGATATGCAGATGCCGAGTACGTTCTGGAGATTGTCAGGAAACTCGACGAGAAGGAGAAAACACTGCCGATCTGGAGCATGAAAGTTGCAAAGAAGCTGCAGGATATTCCAGAAGACGACGAGAGGAGAAAGGTCACTGTGAAGAATGTCCCTGATGTCGAAGTACCCAGCGCACCAAAGGAGACAGCCACGACTAAGAGGACCGAGACGCCCGCGGCAGCTCCTAAGCCGGTTGTGCCTACACCTGCGAACAAGATTAAAGACGACTGGTACCAAAGCAATGACACGGTGACGGTCAACATTCTTGCAAAGGGCGCACCAAAAGACAAGGTCACCGTCGACTTCGATAAAGATTCTCTGTCAGTCTCCTTCCCTGTCGAAGATTCGTCTGCAGAATACAGCTTCAACGTCGACCCCCTCTACGCACCAATCGACCCCACACAGTCCAAATTCCGCGTCACACCGAACAAAATTGAAATTACTCTGAAGAAGGCAGTGCAGGGCGTAAAATGGCACAAGCTGGAGGGCGACCGCACAGTGGAAGCGACCGAAAGCTCCAAGGACACCATCCCTCACCACATCCTCAGCGGCAAGCCAGCCCAAGACTCTGGCCCCGCATACCCCACATCATCTAAATCCGGCGTCAAGAACTGGGACAAGCTCGCCGCAGAAGACCTCGACGATAAGGACGAGATTGAGGGCGACGAAACTTCGCACTTCTTCAAGAAGCTCTATAGTGGCGCCACATCCGAGCAGCAGCGCGCCATGATGAAGAGCTATCAAGAGAGCGGTGGCACAGTCCTCAGCACTGACTGGAATAACGTTGGCAGCAAGACTGTCGTGCCCGAGCCACCTGAGGGTATGGAGGCGCGAAAGTACTAG